The Ignavibacteriota bacterium region AAGCGGAAATCCCTGTAATATCTTCCCCAATTATTAATGTGTGCATTTCATGAGTTCCTTCATAAGTTTTAACACTTTCTAAATTCGCCGAGTGCCTCATAACCGGATACTCGTTTAGAATTCCATTTGCTCCAAGAATTTCTCTTGCAGTCCTGGCTGCGTTTAATGCAACTTCACAATTATTTCTTTTTGCCAATGAAATTTGTGTATGTTTTACTTTGCCTTCATCTTTTAATTTTGCAAGTCTGTAATTTAAGAGTTGAGCTTTTGTAATTTCGGTTAAAATCTCAGTTAATTTTTTTTGTGTAAGTTGATAGCCAGCAATTGGTTTGGAAAATTGAATTCGCGATTTGGAATAATTCAGCGCTGATTCATAAACCGCCATCATAGAGCCTACAACACCCCAAGCAATACCGTATCTTGCTTGATTAAGGCACATTAATGGTGATTTTAATCCGCCCGAATTCGGGAGCATGTTTTCTTCAGGAACAAATACATCTTGAAAAATTAACTCGGATGTAATTGAAGCGCGAAGCGAATGTTTGCCTTTCATTTCGGGAGCAGAAAATCCTTTTGAATTTTTTTCAACTAAAAATCCTTTTACAACTCCGTCTAACTTTGCCCAAACAACAGCAATATCCGCAATAGTTCCATTTGTAATCCACATTTTTGCACCGTTTAACAAATATCCGCCATCTACTTTTTTTGCGTTTGTAATCATTCCGCCAGGATTCGAACCAAAATCCGGTTCAGTTAAACCAAAACAACCTATCATTTCACCTGAAGCTAATTTCGGCAGAAGTTTTTTCTTTTGCTGCTCAGAGCCAAATGTAAAAATGGGATACATAACCAAACTGCTCTGCACTGATGCAAAACTTCTTAATCCGCTGTCGCCTCTTTCAAGTTCCTGCATTACCAATCCATAAGCGACATTATTCAAATTCGCACAACCATATTCTTCAGGCAACGTTATGCCAAATACACCCAGCTCACCAAGTTTCAAAATAAGTTCAAAAGGAAATGTTGAATTTTGATAATGTTCCTCAATTATAGGGATTACATTTTCATCAACAAATTCTCTAACAGAATTCTGCACCAATTTTTCTTCTTCAGAAAACAGATCAGAAATATTATAGTAATCAACACCATTAAATTTATTCATCATCATCTTTCATTATTTTAGAAACAACGCTAAAAATTGTGTCTTTTGTAAAACCTTTGTTTGCTAGAAAT contains the following coding sequences:
- a CDS encoding acyl-CoA dehydrogenase family protein gives rise to the protein MNKFNGVDYYNISDLFSEEEKLVQNSVREFVDENVIPIIEEHYQNSTFPFELILKLGELGVFGITLPEEYGCANLNNVAYGLVMQELERGDSGLRSFASVQSSLVMYPIFTFGSEQQKKKLLPKLASGEMIGCFGLTEPDFGSNPGGMITNAKKVDGGYLLNGAKMWITNGTIADIAVVWAKLDGVVKGFLVEKNSKGFSAPEMKGKHSLRASITSELIFQDVFVPEENMLPNSGGLKSPLMCLNQARYGIAWGVVGSMMAVYESALNYSKSRIQFSKPIAGYQLTQKKLTEILTEITKAQLLNYRLAKLKDEGKVKHTQISLAKRNNCEVALNAARTAREILGANGILNEYPVMRHSANLESVKTYEGTHEMHTLIIGEDITGISAFD